The Erythrobacter sp. genome segment CGGCTGCGAGCTGCTGGTGATCGACGAGGCCGACCGGATGCTCGACATGGGCTTCATCCCGGACATCGAATTCATCTGTTCCAAGCTGCCCGAAACCCGGCAGACGCTGCTCTTCTCGGCCACGATGCCGCCGCCGATCACCAAGCTGGCCAAGACTTTCCTCAGCAATCCCAAGCGGATCGAAGTCAACCGCGCGGCAAGCACCAACGAGAACATCACGGCCTTCAAGCTGCCGGTAAAGGCGCGCGAGAAGCAGGGCACGCTCAAGTGGCTGCTGCGCAACGATCTGGTCGAAACCGCGATCATCTTCTCCAACCGCAAGACGACCGTGAGCGAGCTCAACAAGGCGTTGCAGCGCGACGGGTTCCGTTCGGGCGAGATCCACGGCGATATCGATCAGGCCAGCCGCAATGCCGAATTGCAGCGGTTCAAGGACGGGACGATCAACATCCTCGTCGCCAGCGATGTCGCCGCGCGCGGGCTGGACATCAAGGGCGTATCGCACGTCTTCAATTATGACACCCCGTGGCACCCGGACGATTACGTCCACCGCGTGGGTCGCACTGGTCGCGCCGGGAACAAGGGCCGCGCCTTTACCTTCGTGGCCGAGGGCGACCAGGAAGCCATCGACAATGTCGAGAAGCTGACCGGCACGGTTATTCCGGTGTTCGGCAAGAAGGACGTGCGGGTTGAATTGCCGCAAGCTGCCGTAAAGGCGGCGGCCAAGCAGGCTGCGCCAGATGATGCGGACGAGCCGGAAGCGGAAGCTGCCGAAAAGCCGAAGCGTGGCGCTCGCCGGAAGCCGGAGCGTGAGGCTCGGCCCGAACGTGCAGAGCGAGCAGAACGTGCGGAACGGCCAGAGCGTGACGCAAGGCCGGAACGTGAAGCAAGGCCGGAGCGCGCCGAAAAGCCCGCTCCCGCCCGGCGCGAGGCTCGCCCGGAACCGCGTGACGAGTCCCGCAAGGACGAACGCAAGCAGCGCTATCGCGACCAGGACGATGCCCCGGTGCCTGCAGGCGAGTGGAACGGCCCGATGCCGGGCTTCCTCGGCGTCGGCTTCGACTGAGGCTTTATAGCCGGGGCCGCACTAGCAGCCCCT includes the following:
- a CDS encoding DEAD/DEAH box helicase encodes the protein MTTFADLGLSPELLQAVEASGYTTPTPIQAEAIPAVLMMKDIIGIAQTGTGKTASFVLPMIDVLASGRRRALMPRSLILEPTRELAAQVAENFEKYGKNHDLKMALLIGGVQMGDQIKALNDGVDVLIATPGRLMDLFERGKIMLNGCELLVIDEADRMLDMGFIPDIEFICSKLPETRQTLLFSATMPPPITKLAKTFLSNPKRIEVNRAASTNENITAFKLPVKAREKQGTLKWLLRNDLVETAIIFSNRKTTVSELNKALQRDGFRSGEIHGDIDQASRNAELQRFKDGTINILVASDVAARGLDIKGVSHVFNYDTPWHPDDYVHRVGRTGRAGNKGRAFTFVAEGDQEAIDNVEKLTGTVIPVFGKKDVRVELPQAAVKAAAKQAAPDDADEPEAEAAEKPKRGARRKPEREARPERAERAERAERPERDARPEREARPERAEKPAPARREARPEPRDESRKDERKQRYRDQDDAPVPAGEWNGPMPGFLGVGFD